The following is a genomic window from Rutidosis leptorrhynchoides isolate AG116_Rl617_1_P2 chromosome 8, CSIRO_AGI_Rlap_v1, whole genome shotgun sequence.
aatagacaATCGGAGCAGAGCGTACCGTCATTCTTCCAAAGCAAGTAACTGCAAATTGTGATGTAATCGATTAGTTAACCCTAACAGAAATCGGACGGAAGCACGCCAGTGCATCAACCATCGATGATGAAAAATAAGCAGACCCTAAATAGCGATGAGGGAAGGTGATAGCAATAGAGACAGCGGTGCAAACGGTGGCGGTGGAGATGATGGTTAGTGGCGATGGAGACCACAGTTGCGATGGAGACAGCAATGGTTGGTGGCGATGGAGAAGTTTCTGATGGGAGTAGGTAGGAGTAACTAAATAGGATGGGTGTGAAATTACGAACTTACCCTTTTTGAATAAAAAAATGATCTTACTGTTTAGGAACAGTAGCAGACATTTGCTCAATTGTAATAAGTATAATATTTGATTAAAGTTATATAAATGAACCGAGTTTTAAATgtgttttaattggtttaactttaatcaaacatattatattatataatacacataaaaatatataaagttaaatctGAAAACTAAAACCTTAAAAGTTATTAGTAAACACTTTGAATTTTCTAAGACATAAGTTGATCcaaattataattaaactaaaaGTTAGTTGTAGATAAAAAAAGAAATGAAAATTAGTTATTTGGTCCGTGATGAATTATGCTATCCAACGACATTTTGAATAGCGGTCTTCCAAGGAAATTCTAAAGACACTCGCTAACATTGGAGGCGTTGAAGGAAGCTCCAAAGAAGCCCCCAATGACTGGCCGATGTGAATGGTGTAACTGTATAATAATAAAGTACTACATTACTACAGTACGGAGTAACAAATTTGCTCATATTTTCTCCAACTCAAATGGAGGCGGGCACTGTTGTTATACAACTCAAAAGAGGCGggaaaataatccccaaaatatatTAGTCACTTTTCATTTTTTTCAGGCGCCGTTTGCCGATGAATTACTCCGATTCAGATTCCGACGGTTCTCACATTTCGTCGACACCGCCACGTCAGCCATACCAACCCCCTCCACCTCCGCCAAATCAACCGCCACCACCTCATACTCTTCCTGATTTTAATCTCAAAAACCCTAAATCCAAACCCAGTAACTCTTATTCACGCCCACTTTTAAAACTCAAACCATCTACAAAGAGAACAAGACCACCACCACCAGAACCACGTCATACTCTTCCTGATTTTAATTTCAAAAACCCTAAATTGAAACCCGGTAACGCCTTTTCACGCCCAATTTTAAAAACTAAACCATCTACAAAGAGAACTAAACCACCACCCCCAAAATTTGAACCTCGAGTCGATGGATCCGACCCGTTTGAATCTCCTGTTCCATCTACTACCAGTAGTTCTGATATTAACCTCCCGTTTCAAATCCGGCGGCTTTCGGGTCGTGATTCGATCGAATTTGTTGGTCCTGCTGAGACTCTTGTAGCTGGTAGGTCATGCCTATCTAAAGCGTTTTCGAAGATGTGTAAACCTTGCTTGAATCTCGAATCAACTGAAGACCGAATTGATCATAGTTTAGCTGCAAAAGTTGTTGATGTTAATGTGAACGCTAATTCTGCTGATTCGGAGCAGATGAAGGACTGTGATCGTGTAAATGTTGTAAATGAAACCCTAGGTGGTACTAATTTGGGGAAAGTTATGAGGAAAAATCTGAATTTAATCGGAAGTTCGGTTTTGCCTACGGTGCAGGCGACTAAGCCGAAACCTGTAAATGAAGGGAACTTTGTGAGGTTGAATATTAACGGTCACGGGGGACGAAAGAAGTTCGCGTATAAAGTTAGAAAAAGGAATCAAAATGCGTATACCGGAAACCGAAAGAGTTATAAGAGAAGTAAAAGGAAGTTGAAAACTGGCGGTGAAGGAGAAGAGGAACGGAGCTTATGTGAGGAAGAAAGTTTGCGTTTTGAAGAGAACGAAAATGCGGATACGAGACTTGATTTCGAAGTGATCGAGCAGGCTGTATCAGATGTTAGACGGGATCCGTGTGACGAGAATTTGGTTAAGTTGTTGAAGCTTACTCACGGGTATGATTCGTTTAGAGACGGGCAATTGGAAGCCATTAAGTTTATACTTGATGGGAAATCGAGTATGGTAATTTTGCCAACTGGAGCTGGGAAGTCACTTTGTTATCAGTTGCCTGCTATTGTTTTGCAGGGGATGACACTTGTTATTAGCCCGTTGGTTGCGCTTATGTTCGATCAACTTAAACAGTTACCACCTGTGATCCCTGGTGGTTTGTTATGTAGCAGTCAGGTATTATGAATCTGCTTGTATGTTTGTACATTGTGCTTTCTCATTTGTACTCAGATGTTTGGTTTTTGTGTTGGCTTTTGGTTTAGACACTAGAAGAGAGTTCGGAAACACTTAGACGAGTTCAAGAAGGAGCCTTGAAGGTAGAAACATTAAAAGTTGAAATCTTTTTATCATATACGGAATACAATGTTGTTTCAATTGCATATTTTGGGTAAAGTTacataatttattaattaaaatcGTGTTTCAGGTTCTTTTTGTTTCTCCTGAGAGATTACTAAATGCAGAATTTACATCTATATTTTCTGCAAATTCACTCATTTCGCTTGTTGTGATTGATGAAGCCCATTGTATATCTGAATGGTGAGTTGACAAATGTGCTTATTCTATCAGACATTCAAGATTAGGCTTTACTTTATGTTTGCATTAatgctattatcattataattcatCAGTGTAATTCAAATTAATTGACAGGTCACATAACTTTCGACCTTCTTATATGAGACTTAGAGCATCATTACTTCGTTCTAGTCTCGGAGTTGAGTGTATTCTTGCAATGACTGCAACTGCAACAACCAAAACTATGAATGATGTCATGTGTTCCCTTGAGATTCCTCACACTAATCTTATTCAGACAGAACAAATCAGGGACAACCTGCAGCTGTCTGTATCATTAAGTGGACATAGGCAagtaaaaacatgtttaggcttatGCTTTTGCATCATgttcatagtcttaaatcatcTCGATGATCCTAATTTGTCAATGAATTTAGGATGAAGGATTTGATGTCGTTACTCAAAGCACCACCTTACACAGACGTTAAAAGCATTATAATTTACTGCAAATATCAGGTTTGCAACATGTTTACCACCTAAAATTAAATGCTATGCAATGCTTACAATACAATCTTTCAATCTTACACTACAATTTTGATTGCAGTCAGAAACCGATATGATTAGTAAGTTTTTAGGTGATAGCAATATTCGGGCAAAGGTTAGTAttatctgatttttttttttactaggAATGATCACATGACAATCGTTTAATGCTTGTGACTAACATTAGTTTTTTATGCTAtgaacaacttttttttttttttttttaattagagtTACCATGGTGGGATCCCTGCTAAAGATCGAAGGCGCGCACAAGAGTTGTTTTGCTCAAACAAGATACGAGTGGTATAGACATCTTTcagttttttttatgtgtataaAGTTTGACTATATCCAGATACAATATTcttatatacttttttttttttttttaaagatcgtTGCAACTGTGGCATTTGGTATGGGGCTTGATAAAAGTGACGTTGGAGCTGTGAGTTTAAATCTTTAGCATGCACAATTCACTATATACTAAAATCACATTACAATGCTGAAGCTTCCATTTTGTGTATCTATTACAGGTAATTCACTACAGTTTACCAGAAAGCTTGGAAGAGTATGTTCAGGTTCGTATAACTATTCCTTATAGGTGTCAATTTTAACCCTATACTTATCGACATGTTAATTTGGGCTGTGCTGTATCTCAAATGGGTCAAATAAGTATATAGCTAAAACAGGGACAAATTTTATTCGATCTAAGAGTCAAACCGTTAGAGAATTgttcaaagtatattttttatgCATACAACCTCTTAAATCTTCTTTATATATAAGttaaagtattttaataagtgttttTGTAATGATATATTTCTACAAAAGTTTCAAACTTAAATGTGTAGGAAATCGGGCGTGCTGGACGTGATGGGCGTTTATCTTATTGTCATCTATTTTTTGATGACACAACATACTTTAAGCTCAGAAGTCTGATGTACAGGTACCTAGTTGCAGTTCATGTTCaacaatgttaattaaattattattattatcattattattttataaaatagatTAAACACTTAAACTTCACCATACATGTTTCTCAGTGAGGGGTTGGATCAATACACGGTTAATAAGTTTTTGTCTCAAATTTTTATCGGGAGTTCACTTTCACAAGGAAGGATCTGCTCACTAGTCAAAGAATCTGCGTCTCGAAAATTTGACATGAAAGAAGAGGTTTCTTTCTTTTTGAGCCATTTTTGCATTTGATTCAAAATACCTGAAAAAATACTATGGAACTAATACAACTGTTTCAGGTGATTCTGACTATCTTAACTCGTTTGGAGTTAGCTGAAGTTCAATACTTGCGTTTACTTCCCCAATCAAATGTAACTTGCGTGTTAAATTTTCATATGGTAAGTTCTACCCAACTGTGAATTCGTACTTTGTACCTTGAATTGAATTGTTAATTAGTACTTGATTAATGGTTCATTGTAATTTCAATATATGCAGACCTCCCCTGCGTTACTTGCTGCGAAAGATACTGTGATTGCAGCAATATTGAACAAGTAAGTGAGTGAGTATGCCCTCTGCTAGaagtgttgactaagtttgactataTTTGACTGTTGACCGGCTAATCCATTTTGCCACTTTAGTATATCAAGTATGCATTCTGTATCAATAATTGAATTGTGATTTCCAGGTCCGAAATCAAGGATGGGCAATATGTATTTGACATTCCAAATGTAGCATGCAGCATTGGAATTCAACCTTTTAATGTAACTAATCAATTGCAGATTCTCAAGGTTTGCATCTGCATATCGTTATTACTTTGGTTCATTCAACTTTTTAATGAATTTTTTGGTTAATGTTTACCTTCCTTACATCATTTCCTATTCAATagtcaaagggggaaattacataCGAATTGAAGGATCCAGCTTATTGTTACATGATTGTAAATTTTCCAAAAGATATATGTTCTTTGGCAGCAGATTTGGCTAAATGGTTATCTGAGGTTGAGAGTTGCAAGGTAAATTTTTTCTTACTCATATAGCATTGTCTCTTCTATATCTTCTCGTCTTGTTAGTTTTTTTTATTGTTTGTATATTAAATAATTACTCATGTCTTGCAAACTATTATTTGACACAGGTGCGCAAAGTAGACGCAATGTATAATGCTGCACTCTTTGCAGTTAAAACATGTGATAAAAAGAATGGTTGCATCGACTCCCAACACACAACATGCTTGCAGAAGAAGATATTGGATTACTTTAATGCagataatgacaatgataatatcGCTAATAAGATGGATCAAACCAGGTTTAAAAAATCTTGGAACTTTATTTGACATAGTTTTAATGTGTAATGATTTTTTTAAAATCTTGATAGCTAAAACTAGAAAACCTTCTTATACATTGAGTTAATAATGTTCATTTGGTGGTCTACCCTGCATATGTGATGtgaatatttataaattttcaTGGGTTATTCTTTTGTCATTGTTAATTATACGGATTACTAACATCAAGATTTATTTATCTGCAGTCGGTTTTTGAGAGCAGATATCAAGGTAACTTGTTTCACAAGTCTCGGTCtttacaaattatttatttaatttttaatttttttaaagcgAAACTGAGAATGTTGTTTGATTTTGGTGTATGATAATTGGTGTTTTAGGTTTTTCTTCAAAGCAACTCCCATACGAAGTTTTCCCCTCGAGCTATTGCTAGGATAATGCATGGTATAGCCAGTCCTGCATTTCCTTCTTCCACTTGGTCCAGAACTCATTTCTGGTAAGCTTGAGATATAAGACAACCCAAATTGACCCTCGTAAACATGTTAATGGGTTGAAATTTCCACCTTGAATGTAAGTGAGGTTCCTACACTAATTGAGGGAGGATTGTTGTAGGGGAAGGTACATACAAACAAACTTTGATGTCATCATGGAAGCAGCAAAAGCAGAGTTAATGGATTCTGCAGGAAAATATGGACTGTAGATGCTTTGCTTTCTTCATGACAGGTAACAGTGTTTTTTTACAAtatatcttttatttttatttttgtattaatattaaatttcaATATTTGAGTAATCATGCAACAATTCTGACTTTTTGATTCAAAGTTGGCAAAAGCGACATGGTTTTACGCCTTTACTTATAACTGGCTGTCCATTACAGACCAAAAGTCTTTCTTATACAATACAAGTACCTAATAAAACACCTACTTTGTGCACCTTGTTCGTTTATGCAAAAAAATGTGATCTTATTGGAGAACAATGTCAATGGTATATCTGTAACAAAAGTCAGTCAGATAGATATTACATTTGAGTTTAAACCTGTTGTCTTTTTAGAACATTAAATATTACTAATATTGCAATATTTTTGGTACTTTGGAGGGTTTTCATCTAGTTCTGATATTAAATATTTCAATGTTATGATTACTAAAAACAAGTTAATGGTATTGATCTACGAGTGATGTTGACTTTTGGGTGTTTAGTGGCCATTAGGAGGATTAGTAGGAGGTTAAGCATGTTGTCTTCTTTAAACATCAATAATTTTGCGCTATATAAAAAGGTTTACCAATTATCGTATTTTGTAGAATCacatgaaatttaaaaaaaaaaaaaagtgaaaaaaaATCTCTATTTGCAACTTGGACAAGAAAAAAAGTCAAGAAATCATAAGAAGCTAAACAAGAGATGAGCAGCTGTACTATAATCTATCTATGCTTATGAGTAAAACAAATACCCCTTTTCCCTAATAGCCTGAATAGGGAAAAACTTGTTTACTATAATCCATGCTCTAAGCGTCTAAGTAATTTGATTAGCTTTGTATTTGTATAACCTAAAGTTTACACTTGATTTAACAGGTTTAAATTCTGCTAACCCGGGGACCAATTCATGTGTGCACAGTTTTTGGCGCAGTGGATGGTATTAGGTAACAATGGCTTTCAAAACATTGCACATTGTGATCATTCATGCACCCTGTGTGTTTGGCTCTTTGTTTTTGTTGTTTACTGAATCTGGGTTTTATCCATCCACATTCACATTGTTGTCTACTACCTTTATTATTAGCTAGAATTCAGGTACTAGAAACACATTTAGATAGCTGCCATTTCTTTGAGTTCCCTCATTCACTAGGCCAAATTTATTCAAAAGGTTTATTCTGGCGGAGAAACCCTGACTCCGTGTGACTATGTCACCCATACCGCCCACCCCGCTAGGGCTAAGTAAGCCGTGTAAATACCCAATAGGAAGTTGCAGGCCGAGAATTGAACCTGCACCTATCTGTATTCAATAAGGCCCTCCTGTGGGCCCTGAGATCATAAGCGACGGGTACCACTGGCATACAAATATATGTTGTTTTTTATATATTGTTTTGGACTTATTCAAtaatttatatttttgaattttgaaTGTCAAGTATAAATCTTTATGTTCGCGTATATGTCATAATGTGTTACTACTACTGTTTATACTAAAGATTATTTACTCCATATTTACATATTTATCTTTTCCTTTTACGCATGGAAGTTTATTTTTTTACTGAAAAAACAGGACATATAAAAGATAGACCATCCAAAGCTAAAACAAAATAATACAAACCGGAACCAATACGCCAAGTCTAGAAGCACCATTTCACATCACTATTCACTATACACAATGATACACATGGAAGTTTAATAATGATACATCATTCTATAATCATAATACGGATTAATACATAATTGGGTCAGTTTTTGGAAGTTGGTTCAAGGGCGTTTCTGTCAATTGTTTTCTCTAAATTAACAGGGAGAGTATTAAACAATTAACTTAAAATGAAATTTGAAGTATGAGCATATAATATACaactaataaaatataatcaaCATGGTACAACTTCATGTTATGAATAATTGATGTGAAGGTATCTATGAGAAATAGACAATAGCATATTCCATCATATACTCATCTTCCAACTTATCACTTCTTAGATTTAAAttcaatatttatttaattattaaattattaaatatcaAAGAGAGGGAAAAATATAGTAGTAACTAAATAAGAAAGCCATCTCCTCTAAGATTCTTCTTATTTCCTCTTGTTACAGACATAAACACTTCACGTTTcctgattatttttcttactacgTTTGCTCATCCCAAAATTCACACAATATATATACACATTGAATATTGATATAGCTACAGATATCCATATATATAACCGTTTCcacttttatttaaattatattattatgaGATCAATAGCTGAAATAGCAACTTTATCAACCTCAAAGATATTAACGAATTCCGTTAATTCGTTTACATCTCCATCATCTTCTGAACCTGTTTACATGAATTATGCTTTACTTTCTGCACTTGTTGCCTTCGCTCTTGCGCAATCGATTAAGGTTTTCACCACGTGGTACGTTTAATTTTTTTTCCCTTTCCTCAATTTTGACCTgattttgactttttaatttatgaTATCGTATTGCTATAATTAGGTAGTGATTTTAGTCGGTCAATTAAGGTTTTCATATCTAGTACTACAGTTTAGTGAAATTGTGATCATAACTATAACTATATTTTGATTATTTcatgaccttttttttttttttttttgtaaaaatattgaCGCTAGGGTTTTATGGTTCTAAAATTAAACTGAATTATTCATCAATGAACTGATGTTATATTATGTCTTTGGCCATTGAAAACTCAGAATTAAAGTTGTTATTTATAGTACTAGTTTTAACTGTCTGTTGCGATTTGAAAGTGGTTTATGATCAACTGTTAGTGATAGTGTTGCGAGTCTTATATTCATTTGGTTGAAATGCAGGTATAGGGAACACAGATGGGATCTTAAGCAACTGATTGGATCTGGTGGTATGCCTTCATCGCATTCTGCAACCGTCACTGCTCTTGCCGTTGCTGTTGGTTTACAAGATGGCATTGGCAGTTCAACTTTTGCAATTGCACTCATTTTAGCTTGTATTGTATGATCTTTGTCCTTAATTTTACTTATCTATGCTAAATAGGGGAAGTGAAATTTGTATTGTGACTTATGATCTCTAATAAATTGGTGGCAGGTGATGTATGATGCAACTGGTGTACGATTGCATGCTGGCCGTCAAGCAGAGGTTTGTCAATAGTAATTTATGCTGATGTCAGCTAATATATGTTGGATTTGACCAATTTTTCATTTAAAATATGATATGATATATCATAGATTATAATAGTATGATAGTAGCTAATAAAGTGGTTAAAAATTTGTCACATTTCTAAATTTTGCAAATTTTCAGGTTCTGAATCAAATTGTATATGAACTTCCTGCTGAACATCCTTTGGCTGAGAGCAGGCCACTACGTGAACTTCTTGGCCACACTCCTCCTCAGGTTCGTTTTCATGTATTCTATtttataatataattacaataattataattataatgattatgattataattataatagcaGAAGTGGTAATAGTCAAGTGGGTATGGGAATGAGTGAAAACAAGTCGGGTTGGGGTTGTTCTTTGTCCATTTTCTAACGTTTTATAACTAAAAATGTCTTTAATATGATTATAAACTGTACTATGAAAGTACAATCTTTCTTAAGCGGATAAAGCAATTTTGGTGGTTGCATACACTCATTGAATAAACGTTAGCTACGGCTTTTGTACCATTTCATTATCGACAAAGATGTTACATTTTAGACATTTGACCCGTTTAAATAGTGTATCAATCAAGTCAATCGCTTTTTAAGTACATGGGTCGGAATTTTCATTTGAATAAACGTTGTCAATGGTGTTTGACCCATTCCAAGTTTAACAAAGTACTTGGAATGTACACTTTTGACCTGTTGGAAAGAATTTATAAATCAAGTCAAACCGTAAGTAAATGGGTCAGAATTGTCCTTTGTTGTTGAAGGGTTACTAAACTCTGCTTCTATACCGATGGTGAAGTTACTTAGTTTCCCCTCTTTTTTTAGTATGACAACATAATCAACATAAGTCTCGTTCTTTGACACCCTTCTAATTATCAATCTCTTAATTGCTCATATTGATTTGGATGAATTCCATATATATGTCCAGTACATGAAAGTTATGTTACACGTGTCACATTACTTAGAGTTCTTGAATTCTtgaataatgtaataaatatactacGTAATTATTTTACATAACATGCAGGTTGTTGCTGGTGGGTTGCTGGGAACAATGACAGCAACAATCATTTACTTGATGTCGCTTTCTAGTACCAATGCCTAATCAGTTTAACATCTTTCGGTATATATGCATCGACACTGAAAGACAGTGTTCAAATCAGAATGTGAAGTTGGCAGTGTTGTTTGAATTTTAAGGTATAGTATATTTCTTAGTTATATGTAATGCATTCTTTTAATTGTAGACGTGTTTTCATTACCATTGAATTTGTTGGTTGATAGTATAAGATTAGTAGTGAAACTATTATTTTGTTGGACCTTAAAGCAATTAGATGTCAATGTTTTCTCTTGTTTGCTATAGAAAAAGTGTAATCTATGATGGTTGATGGAATTTATTTCTGTGTATATTTTTCGTATTGGGATATGATCTGTGATGCAAACGGCCGATTCAAGTATATCTGTTTGATAAAATCGTTTCGTATTTATAGTACTCCGTATTACTTTGTGACTTTTCCGGGTCCCTGGATCTACCATTGCCCATTGGCTTGTACATATGGAGTACAATCTACAACACTTCGATAAGTCTATCACCACTCAACTCCTACTTCACTGAATTCGTTTGATTTCAACCACTCTTTTGAGTAAAATTTTATGCGTTGAATGTAAATTTCGTACATATTAAATTCTTGCAATCATAAAGATACAAGTTTTTGATGATCTGTTTGATTTATGTAGCTAAAGATTGAGCTTTTATATCTGGGTTGAGGGTAGCTTTGCTCTTTGGTGTGTAGTACATTATATACTAGtagtatttaaatttaaattaaatttacatatacatatacatatatacatatatacaatacaAAAGGTGTATTGGGGTTCAAAATTGAATCTTTGATCAAGAAAAGTGACAATGAGGTCCATAGAGGATAAGGGTTGTGTGAATATTGCATCACCTCAAGAAACTCATGTTAGCGGTGTAGGTTTCGAGTTTCCTAAAGGAAATGGGACAAATCGTGGCCACTGTAGGAAAACCGACACTGTCAAAATTGGATGATGCCCAAAAAGGGTTGGTTAAGTTATCTAGAGGTGTAGATAAGAGGATTAAAAATTTGGAGTATTAGAAACAAAAAATGTTGATTTGGGTGATTCAGTGTTTGCTAATTCAATTTTTTGTTAGAGATATGGGGACTGAAATGACTCCTGCTGGTAGCCAAGAACCTTCTAGATCTGTCACACCAGTTAGAACCACAACACCGGCAGCCCTACAGCATCTGGGTCATCGACTCCTGTAAGGCCCGGGCCAAATGTAGCTCCCGGGGTCACACCTGTGTCAAAAGTTGACTCGAGTGGATCCACAAGGTTTGGGAGAGAAAATGAGGATACTAACGGGGTTAAAACTCGCACCACGTGTCATGATTCGAAGCTAAATCCTATTGAAACACGAGCAATGGCTTGGTATGAGGCAGAACGCGCAAAATACATGGTCAGGTGATCTTCTATTCAACATTATGATTCACAAAAATTATATATACCAGACGATTCAACATTATAAAGATGGACTAAAGATTCAACATTATGAAATAGATAGTTTGCATCTAGATTAGTATATTTTGAAAAAAGCGATTTTTGTGAGTTAGTTGATTGATTAGCAAAAGATGGACTAAAGTTACATATATACGTCTTTTTTATAATGCTCTACAACTAACTATTATAACGTGTGGAACACTTGAGTCGATAGGAGAGTGATTATTGTTGATAATCTAAGATAGAATGACACATTTGAATACCTTTATCCTCAccatgttatattattattaataacctgCTAATAAGTTTTGTTACATACTTATGATGTCCATAAAAATACTCATAAGTTATACGTAGTACTATTTTTGTTGGTTTGTAGGTTT
Proteins encoded in this region:
- the LOC139864662 gene encoding ATP-dependent DNA helicase Q-like 5, which translates into the protein MNYSDSDSDGSHISSTPPRQPYQPPPPPPPPPEPRHTLPDFNFKNPKLKPGNAFSRPILKTKPSTKRTKPPPPKFEPRVDGSDPFESPVPSTTSSSDINLPFQIRRLSGRDSIEFVGPAETLVAGRSCLSKAFSKMCKPCLNLESTEDRIDHSLAAKVVDVNVNANSADSEQMKDCDRVNVVNETLGGTNLGKVMRKNLNLIGSSVLPTVQATKPKPVNEGNFVRLNINGHGGRKKFAYKVRKRNQNAYTGNRKSYKRSKRKLKTGGEGEEERSLCEEESLRFEENENADTRLDFEVIEQAVSDVRRDPCDENLVKLLKLTHGYDSFRDGQLEAIKFILDGKSSMVILPTGAGKSLCYQLPAIVLQGMTLVISPLVALMFDQLKQLPPVIPGGLLCSSQTLEESSETLRRVQEGALKVLFVSPERLLNAEFTSIFSANSLISLVVIDEAHCISEWSHNFRPSYMRLRASLLRSSLGVECILAMTATATTKTMNDVMCSLEIPHTNLIQTEQIRDNLQLSVSLSGHRMKDLMSLLKAPPYTDVKSIIIYCKYQSETDMISKFLGDSNIRAKSYHGGIPAKDRRRAQELFCSNKIRVIVATVAFGMGLDKSDVGAVIHYSLPESLEEYVQEIGRAGRDGRLSYCHLFFDDTTYFKLRSLMYSEGLDQYTVNKFLSQIFIGSSLSQGRICSLVKESASRKFDMKEEVILTILTRLELAEVQYLRLLPQSNVTCVLNFHMTSPALLAAKDTVIAAILNKSEIKDGQYVFDIPNVACSIGIQPFNVTNQLQILKSKGEITYELKDPAYCYMIVNFPKDICSLAADLAKWLSEVESCKVRKVDAMYNAALFAVKTCDKKNGCIDSQHTTCLQKKILDYFNADNDNDNIANKMDQTSRFLRADIKVFLQSNSHTKFSPRAIARIMHGIASPAFPSSTWSRTHFWGRYIQTNFDVIMEAAKAELMDSAGKYGL
- the LOC139862179 gene encoding uncharacterized protein, producing the protein MRSIAEIATLSTSKILTNSVNSFTSPSSSEPVYMNYALLSALVAFALAQSIKVFTTWYREHRWDLKQLIGSGGMPSSHSATVTALAVAVGLQDGIGSSTFAIALILACIVMYDATGVRLHAGRQAEVLNQIVYELPAEHPLAESRPLRELLGHTPPQVVAGGLLGTMTATIIYLMSLSSTNA